The proteins below are encoded in one region of Cololabis saira isolate AMF1-May2022 chromosome 11, fColSai1.1, whole genome shotgun sequence:
- the LOC133454638 gene encoding cytochrome c oxidase subunit 5B, mitochondrial yields the protein MAARLLLRTGFRAAASCRVARAPALSRGMAAGGIPTDEEQATGMEKIIMKAMKDGTDPYNMMKPKAYAGSKVDPHLVPSITNKRVVGCVCEEDNTAVVWFWLHEGEPQRCPSCGAHYKLVAHELPH from the exons ATGGCTGCAAGGTTACTCCTCCGAACCGGCTTCAGAGCCGCGGCCAGCTGCAGGGTGGCCCGGGCTCCGGCTCTGTCCCGCGGCATGGCTGCTGGAG GGATTCCCACGGATGAGGAGCAGGCCACCGGAATGGAGAAGATCATCATGAAGGCCATGAAAGACGGAACA GATCCCTACAACATGATGAAGCCTAAGGCCTACGCTGGCTCCAAGGTGGACCCTCACCTAGTTCCCTCCATCACCAACAAGAGGGTAGTGGGATGTGTCT GTGAGGAAGACAACACCGCTGTGGTCTGGTTCTGGCTTCATGAGGGCGAGCCCCAGCGCTGTCCATCCTGCGGCGCCCACTACAAACTGGTGGCCCACGAGCTCCCCCACTAA